Part of the Sphingorhabdus pulchriflava genome is shown below.
CCCAAGGGCAATGCCCGACGGATTTTCTTACCCGCTACGGTTTTCACCGCCGCCCGCCACCCTTGATCGGGCTGGGGCGTTTGGAGTCTGGACTATCCCTTCACCGTGCCACGGCAAGCCGTGGGTTAGGTGCTGCCCGTCTAGTCTCTACACCTTCCGTAGCGCTTTCGCGCTGCGGCTTGGCTCGGGATTGCCAGTTGAGAGGTTTCCCCGAATTTGAGCAGTTCTGCATCGCAGGTTTCCCCGCGAGCACTCAAGTTTGGTCTAAGTCCGTTGCGTCTACCGATTTCGCCACGTCCGCATTTCCGAGGCCACCTATAGAGGGGCGATGAATCTTAGCCAAGTGAGATAATGGTCAGCCATCGTCGCCCGATGTTGATTTTCTCGATGGCTTTGGCCGCGCCTTGCGAACATTGACTGCCGAAGCGTCAATAGTGTTTGTTAAATGGCGGGCGTAATGTTTCTCGATCATCTCGACGCTAGTGCGGCAATTCTTGGCAACCTGATAGATGTCGGCTCCTTCGAGCAAACGAAGACAGATGTAAGTATGCCGCAGACTGTAGCAGGTGCGGACATGACCATCGCGGTCGAACTTCAGGTTCAGTTCGTCGAGCAGCGTATTCATCAGATCGCGGGGCGTCTTCCCGAAAATCCGATCGGTTGGCTTGAGTCCCTTCCGCTTGGAAATGCGCTCGAAAGGCAGGATCGCACCGGGCATCGACTTGCAAAAGCCGACGCCGCGCTTGCCGCGCACCTCGATTTCCAGGATGCGCTCGCCGGTCGATTCGTCCTTCACAATCTTGACATCGCGCAGCTCAAGTCGCGCGGACTCATCGGGGCGAAGCCCGGTGTTGCCCATGAACAGAACATAGTCGTGAAAATTCTCGCAGACCTCGCGCCAGCGCGGTTTGGGAGGGTTCTTCGTCCGCTCGCGCGTCGCCTCGTAGAGCATCTTGTATTCTTCGGGCGAAAACCAGGCGCGATGTTCGAGCTTGCCGGACGTCTTGTAGGGTGCAGACATATCCGGGAGCGCAGCGATCCAGCCTTTGCGATTGGCGGTTTTCAAGACCTGTCGCAGCGTTACGATTTCGTGATGCAAGGTGGAGCGAGCGGGCTTCTTCGGTTTGCCGGTCTTGGGATCGATTCGCGACGTCTGGCGATGAACCCGATACTCCTGGACCTTGCCGGCCGTAATGTCTTGAACCGGGGTGTCGCCAAAGAACGGATTCAGGTGAAGGCGGATGATCTCGGACTTCGACTCGACATAGTCTGCATTGCGCTCGCCGAGCGTGATAACCTCGAACTCGTCCGTGAACGCTTTGGCAGCGTCAGCAAAACTTGGACCGCTCGCCGCTTGGCGACGGCGGCCATCGAAGGGCGGGCCGGGTTCGGCAGGGAGAGGCTGAACGGGGTCGTTTAGCAATGACACGCCACCGCGACGGCGCTGGCGATCTTCGACGCACCGCTCCATATACCAGTCGCGCGCGAAATCCTTGGCGGCGGCGAGGCTCTCTTCCTTCGTCGTCTGCCTGTAGTTGCGACTGCCAAGGTAGGTCGCGCACTGCCAGAATCGGCTGTTCTCACGCTTGTAAACGTGAAGCGCGCCATCCATCAAAACATGGCTCTCGATTGGCACTGTGAAAACTCCAAAATGTGTAAGACATGTGTAAGTCTTTTTTGGAGTCTCGACCTTACTTAAACCGTTGGTTTTACTTGGTTTTTGGCTTAGAAAAATAGGCTAAAGGCGATTTTAAGTCTGTTGCGTCTACCGGTTTCGCCACGTCCGCACGCACATGCGCATGGCACAGCCCGCCGCGCGATGCCAGACTTCTGTTGAAATTTTGCTGTTTGAAACAGCGAGAGCCTATTTGTTCAGGCGCTCGCGGATTTCCTTGCCCGGCTTGAAATAGGGAACGCGTTTTGCCGGAACATCGACTGCGGAACCAGTACGCGGATTGCGCCCCTTGCGCGGTTGACGCTCACGGGTTGAAAACGCCCCAAAACCGCGAATTTCAACACGGCCACCGTCGGCGAGCCGCTGAATGATCTGGTTGAAAAACAGATCGACGATGCGTTCAACCTCTTCGCCCGTCATGCCGGGATTTTCGGCTTCCAGCTTTTTAACCAGTTCAGATCGGATCATGGCCCATGCCTCCACCGTTGACCGGCCCCA
Proteins encoded:
- a CDS encoding site-specific integrase yields the protein MDGALHVYKRENSRFWQCATYLGSRNYRQTTKEESLAAAKDFARDWYMERCVEDRQRRRGGVSLLNDPVQPLPAEPGPPFDGRRRQAASGPSFADAAKAFTDEFEVITLGERNADYVESKSEIIRLHLNPFFGDTPVQDITAGKVQEYRVHRQTSRIDPKTGKPKKPARSTLHHEIVTLRQVLKTANRKGWIAALPDMSAPYKTSGKLEHRAWFSPEEYKMLYEATRERTKNPPKPRWREVCENFHDYVLFMGNTGLRPDESARLELRDVKIVKDESTGERILEIEVRGKRGVGFCKSMPGAILPFERISKRKGLKPTDRIFGKTPRDLMNTLLDELNLKFDRDGHVRTCYSLRHTYICLRLLEGADIYQVAKNCRTSVEMIEKHYARHLTNTIDASAVNVRKARPKPSRKSTSGDDG
- a CDS encoding integration host factor subunit beta; translated protein: MIRSELVKKLEAENPGMTGEEVERIVDLFFNQIIQRLADGGRVEIRGFGAFSTRERQPRKGRNPRTGSAVDVPAKRVPYFKPGKEIRERLNK